In one window of Desulforhabdus amnigena DNA:
- a CDS encoding phenylacetate--CoA ligase family protein, which yields MPIWNPEEECLHVEERGQQQLERLQSTLNRAFKNVPFYRNRFEKQGIGPADVEDLRDLCRIPFIQREHFSDNYPYGLFAVPLRDVVRIHTARGTGLKPTVSGYTRQDLLVWREILARALTAAGVTSSDILQIDLDSGLANWGRDYKDGAEAIGASVIPLTILPPEKQLMVMRDYRTSVLLTSASGATQWIHHLFKANLNPNALALKTLLLVGDAPDSDLQVRLEEQLHVKTWVHYGLSEVPGPALAFECEERQGLHVNEDHFLAEVIDPGTGNVLPDGEVGELVLTTLTTRAFPLIRFRTGDMVRLTPGACPCGRTLKKMEWFAPQSEEVILVRGVKIYRQQILRLLERALGFIPGAYRFIRSHQDRRDSLEVWLMVDERVFSDEIKEMEKLAFHLGMELAQELGVPVRIRFKERETFGKHEQVDGS from the coding sequence ATGCCCATTTGGAATCCAGAGGAAGAATGTCTCCATGTGGAGGAACGGGGACAGCAGCAATTGGAACGGCTCCAGAGCACACTCAACCGGGCTTTCAAAAATGTGCCTTTCTATCGGAATCGTTTTGAAAAGCAGGGAATAGGGCCGGCGGATGTGGAGGATCTTCGGGATCTTTGTCGCATCCCTTTCATCCAGCGCGAGCATTTCAGTGATAATTATCCATATGGCCTTTTTGCCGTGCCCCTGCGTGATGTGGTGCGCATTCACACGGCGAGGGGAACCGGTCTGAAGCCGACGGTGAGCGGCTACACCAGGCAGGATCTCCTGGTATGGAGGGAAATCCTGGCTCGAGCCCTCACTGCCGCCGGGGTGACATCCTCCGATATCCTTCAAATCGATCTGGATTCGGGTCTGGCCAATTGGGGTCGGGATTACAAGGACGGAGCGGAAGCCATCGGGGCCAGCGTGATTCCTCTCACCATTCTTCCCCCTGAAAAGCAATTGATGGTCATGCGGGATTACAGGACCTCGGTGCTTCTCACAAGCGCTTCCGGCGCAACTCAATGGATTCATCATCTGTTCAAGGCCAATCTCAATCCCAATGCCCTGGCCCTGAAAACGCTCCTCCTCGTGGGGGACGCGCCCGATTCCGATCTGCAGGTTCGGCTTGAAGAGCAGCTTCACGTGAAAACATGGGTGCACTACGGGCTGAGCGAGGTGCCAGGGCCCGCTTTGGCCTTTGAGTGCGAAGAGCGTCAGGGGCTTCACGTGAATGAAGATCATTTTCTGGCGGAAGTGATCGATCCCGGGACGGGAAATGTCCTTCCGGACGGTGAAGTGGGAGAACTGGTTCTCACCACATTGACCACCCGGGCCTTTCCCTTGATAAGGTTCCGAACGGGGGACATGGTGCGCCTGACCCCCGGTGCGTGTCCCTGTGGAAGGACCCTCAAGAAAATGGAATGGTTCGCTCCGCAGTCGGAAGAGGTGATTCTGGTGCGTGGAGTGAAGATTTATCGGCAGCAGATTTTGAGACTGCTGGAGCGTGCATTGGGTTTCATTCCAGGTGCGTACCGTTTCATCAGAAGCCATCAGGATCGGAGGGACTCCCTGGAGGTCTGGCTCATGGTGGATGAGAGAGTCTTTTCCGATGAAATCAAGGAGATGGAAAAGCTTGCCTTCCATCTGGGAATGGAATTGGCGCAGGAACTGGGAGTTCCCGTGAGGATACGGTTC